One genomic segment of Streptomyces niveus includes these proteins:
- a CDS encoding SGNH/GDSL hydrolase family protein: MDMTTGSRSLVAVGDSLSEGVGDPCRVGALRGWIHYLTSEPPGLELVANLARSGTTVASLRRDQLERAVALAPAYITCVIGVNDVIAGHFDIRRFEDDYAHVLAELSAAASVGVLTMTLHDVAAALPASRARRAELRRRIAEANEVIERVSRRHGAWMVDARTAARVDRAGIVCVDRLHPNRRGHRYLAALAGDVLRARGGAVPEPRAAIPDADPLRERIASGARHTLWVVRHLVPPLAGALFTARRAERVRASAPPADRRY; this comes from the coding sequence ATGGATATGACTACGGGGTCACGGAGTCTCGTCGCTGTCGGCGACAGCCTCAGCGAGGGGGTCGGCGATCCCTGTCGGGTTGGTGCGCTGAGGGGCTGGATCCACTACCTGACGTCGGAGCCGCCAGGGCTGGAACTCGTCGCGAATCTGGCGCGCAGCGGCACCACCGTAGCCTCGCTGCGCCGCGATCAACTGGAGCGCGCCGTCGCGCTCGCGCCCGCGTACATCACGTGTGTGATCGGGGTCAACGACGTGATCGCCGGCCACTTCGACATCAGACGCTTCGAGGACGACTACGCCCATGTGCTGGCCGAGTTGAGTGCGGCGGCGAGCGTCGGCGTCCTGACGATGACGCTGCACGACGTCGCCGCCGCGCTGCCCGCGTCACGGGCGAGACGGGCCGAGTTGCGGCGCCGGATCGCCGAGGCGAACGAGGTGATCGAGCGGGTGTCGCGGCGCCACGGGGCCTGGATGGTCGACGCGCGCACGGCGGCCCGTGTGGACAGGGCGGGGATCGTCTGTGTGGACCGGCTGCATCCCAACCGGCGGGGCCACCGCTATCTCGCCGCACTCGCCGGCGATGTCCTGCGCGCACGCGGCGGCGCCGTGCCGGAACCGCGGGCGGCGATCCCCGACGCGGATCCGTTGCGCGAGCGGATCGCCTCCGGGGCGCGGCACACGCTCTGGGTCGTCCGGCATCTCGTACCGCCCCTGGCCGGGGCGCTGTTCACTGCCCGGAGGGCCGAGCGCGTACGTGCATCCGCTCCCCCTGCTGACCGAAGATACTGA